One Gemmatimonadota bacterium DNA window includes the following coding sequences:
- a CDS encoding phytanoyl-CoA dioxygenase family protein: MSTDRYRIGVQDYIDYHRDGYLVVRGLVPGAEVEDIRRHTEALMQGRITIEGVDPPPPGLTSEQMGQHWLRIHMLHRKHALHERFLLQPRILDVLEALIGPDVLALQTMLFLKPPGREGQGFHQDSYYIPTYPDTLIGSWLAVDPADEDNGCVTVIPGSHHEPIYPDENKLGQNHTDGAIGDLGVIEGASATDESVNGLAPVAGKYADREVAALMAPGDVLFIHGHLLHRSHENRTGTRFRRAFVGHYCNARSWVPWNHGADFEGPTANHLHILARGNSHLPFAMPKFGTQCDALNPRETARGMRPARMMGDMPASTVKGVMVSR, from the coding sequence ATGTCGACGGACCGATACCGGATCGGCGTCCAGGACTATATCGACTATCACCGCGATGGCTACCTCGTCGTCCGCGGACTCGTGCCCGGAGCGGAGGTGGAAGATATACGCCGCCATACCGAAGCACTGATGCAGGGAAGGATAACCATCGAAGGGGTCGATCCGCCGCCGCCCGGGTTGACGTCCGAACAGATGGGACAGCACTGGCTGCGCATACACATGCTTCACCGGAAGCACGCGCTGCATGAGCGATTTCTGCTGCAACCCCGCATCCTGGACGTGCTCGAAGCCCTGATCGGTCCGGACGTGCTGGCGCTCCAGACCATGTTGTTCCTGAAGCCGCCCGGCCGCGAAGGCCAGGGTTTTCACCAGGATTCGTACTACATTCCCACCTATCCCGACACGCTGATAGGATCCTGGCTGGCCGTGGATCCCGCGGACGAAGACAACGGCTGTGTGACGGTCATCCCGGGATCGCATCATGAACCGATTTATCCGGACGAAAACAAGCTAGGCCAGAATCACACCGACGGCGCCATAGGGGATCTCGGGGTAATCGAGGGCGCCAGCGCGACGGACGAGTCCGTGAACGGGCTGGCCCCTGTCGCCGGGAAATACGCCGACCGCGAAGTGGCCGCCCTGATGGCGCCGGGCGATGTCCTGTTCATTCACGGCCATCTCCTGCACCGCTCGCACGAGAACCGGACCGGGACGCGGTTCCGCCGGGCATTCGTGGGCCATTACTGCAACGCGAGGTCCTGGGTGCCGTGGAACCATGGCGCTGACTTCGAGGGGCCGACCGCGAATCACCTCCACATCCTCGCACGGGGCAACTCCCACCTGCCCTTCGCCATGCCGAAATTCGGCACACAATGCGACGCGCTCAATCCCAGGGAAACGGCCAGGGGCATGCGGCCCGCGCGCATGATGGGCGACATGCCCGCGTCGACCGTAAAGGGCGTCATGGTATCGCGTTGA
- a CDS encoding phytanoyl-CoA dioxygenase family protein: MNPNHIGAEEVEFFQENGYLQIPGFFSKREIAELADALDKTIEKKRARILGGGGETDDDYNRVFNQMVNLWVDYEVIRKYSFDARLAEIARKISKCKRLAIYHDHGLIKPGGEQSKATNWHQDAPYWPMDQVGALSAWIAVDDVAVDNGCMQFIPGSHKYGRLAPVPLSTEGASVLKDIESTDVEVDVEPVVMDMEAGGVTFHHGCTFHYATPNRTSSPRRALAIIYIPEYVNYNGRWDAGGDQTMKPGEPFGGPLHPILASG; encoded by the coding sequence ATGAATCCAAATCACATTGGCGCCGAAGAGGTTGAGTTCTTTCAGGAGAATGGCTATCTCCAGATTCCGGGGTTTTTCTCGAAGCGGGAAATCGCGGAACTGGCCGACGCGCTGGACAAGACGATCGAGAAAAAGAGAGCACGGATACTGGGTGGTGGAGGCGAGACGGACGACGATTATAACCGCGTTTTCAACCAGATGGTCAACCTGTGGGTAGACTACGAGGTCATCCGGAAGTACTCGTTTGACGCGCGGCTGGCGGAGATCGCCCGGAAGATATCGAAGTGCAAGCGCCTGGCCATCTACCATGACCATGGACTGATCAAGCCCGGCGGTGAACAGAGCAAGGCAACAAACTGGCACCAGGACGCACCGTACTGGCCCATGGATCAGGTCGGCGCGCTATCGGCATGGATCGCCGTGGACGATGTAGCGGTGGACAACGGTTGCATGCAGTTCATACCCGGATCGCACAAGTACGGCCGGTTGGCACCGGTGCCGCTGAGCACGGAAGGCGCCAGCGTACTGAAAGATATCGAGAGTACGGACGTCGAAGTCGATGTCGAACCCGTCGTGATGGACATGGAAGCGGGCGGCGTGACTTTTCATCATGGATGCACGTTCCATTACGCTACGCCGAATCGCACCTCATCACCCCGGAGAGCGCTGGCGATCATCTACATACCGGAGTACGTGAACTACAACGGCCGATGGGACGCGGGCGGCGACCAGACCATGAAACCGGGCGAACCGTTCGGAGGACCGCTGCATCCGATCCTGGCATCGGGTTAA
- a CDS encoding STAS domain-containing protein, producing MEISVDRANEVLIAKVEGRIDGANAREFEDALNGAIGEDDSKVLLDFSTLSYISSAGLRVILLIARLLQKRNAAFALCSLSDPIREVFEISGFDKIISIHDSQAEAVDKIGR from the coding sequence ATGGAGATCAGTGTCGACCGAGCAAACGAAGTACTTATTGCGAAGGTTGAAGGTCGAATCGACGGCGCCAACGCGCGGGAATTCGAAGACGCGCTCAACGGCGCCATCGGTGAAGACGACAGCAAGGTGCTGCTGGATTTCAGTACCTTGTCCTACATAAGCAGTGCGGGCCTGAGGGTCATCCTGCTGATCGCGCGACTACTCCAGAAGCGGAATGCCGCGTTCGCATTGTGTTCGCTTTCGGATCCGATCCGGGAAGTCTTCGAAATCAGCGGTTTCGACAAGATCATATCCATTCACGATTCCCAGGCCGAAGCGGTGGATAAGATCGGCCGGTAG
- a CDS encoding SpoIIE family protein phosphatase, with translation MTQTPYKILVVDDEPDLEHLMRQRMRRDVRSGLYTLYFAQNGVEALERLNEVPDIDMVLSDINMPRMDGLTLLAQIPNIAPDIRAVVVSAYGDMKNIRTAMNRGAFDFITKPIDFQDLRVTIERTLKNMEEWREALESRDKLVRLQNELNVASKMQQSILPTEFPDSDHCEIYANMEPAREVGGDFFDVFGLPGGKIALAIADVSDKGVPAALFMMSSRTLLKGSAIGAIEPGAVLKEVNDLLTEENEAAMFVTTFYAVFNPQTGQVDYSNGGHNPPLVVHPDGSSTLLPGTDGLALGVFPGVNFGQSSVVLSPGDLLLLYTDGVTEAMNADGEEFGMDRLQAVFSDAPPDSTEAANKAVFKAVHEFAGETPQSDDITCVTVLQRQA, from the coding sequence ATGACGCAGACTCCGTACAAAATCCTTGTAGTGGACGACGAGCCGGATCTCGAACACCTGATGCGGCAGCGCATGCGCCGTGACGTGCGTTCCGGCCTGTATACGCTGTATTTCGCCCAGAATGGCGTAGAAGCCCTGGAACGCCTGAACGAAGTGCCCGATATAGACATGGTCCTCTCCGATATCAACATGCCCCGGATGGACGGTCTAACGCTGCTGGCGCAGATACCGAACATTGCCCCCGACATCCGCGCCGTGGTAGTATCCGCCTACGGGGACATGAAGAACATTCGCACGGCCATGAACCGGGGCGCCTTCGATTTCATTACCAAGCCGATCGATTTCCAGGACCTGCGGGTGACGATTGAGCGCACGCTGAAGAACATGGAGGAATGGCGAGAAGCCCTGGAGTCGCGGGACAAGCTTGTACGGCTACAGAACGAACTGAACGTGGCCAGCAAGATGCAGCAGTCGATCCTGCCCACCGAGTTCCCCGATTCAGATCATTGCGAGATTTATGCGAATATGGAACCGGCCCGTGAGGTCGGCGGCGATTTTTTCGACGTTTTCGGCCTGCCCGGAGGCAAGATTGCCCTGGCCATCGCAGATGTTTCCGACAAAGGCGTTCCCGCCGCCCTGTTCATGATGTCCAGCCGGACCCTGCTGAAGGGCTCGGCGATCGGCGCCATTGAACCCGGCGCCGTGCTCAAGGAGGTCAACGACCTGCTTACCGAGGAAAACGAAGCGGCCATGTTCGTCACGACCTTCTACGCGGTATTCAACCCCCAGACCGGACAGGTGGACTATTCCAATGGTGGGCACAATCCTCCGCTGGTGGTGCACCCCGATGGCTCGTCGACGCTTCTACCCGGCACGGACGGCTTGGCGCTCGGGGTTTTCCCGGGGGTCAATTTCGGCCAGTCCTCCGTAGTGCTCTCGCCGGGCGATCTCCTGTTGCTTTATACCGACGGCGTAACCGAAGCCATGAACGCCGACGGGGAGGAATTCGGCATGGACCGCCTTCAGGCGGTTTTCTCCGATGCCCCTCCCGACAGTACGGAAGCCGCCAACAAGGCAGTGTTCAAGGCGGTCCATGAATTCGCCGGAGAAACGCCGCAATCCGATGACATAACCTGTGTTACCGTGCTTCAACGCCAGGCCTGA
- a CDS encoding ATP-binding protein, with protein sequence MSRRLSLSLPTKLDQLERIYEAVDELGESEEWPPGMVYQVKLVLEELGVNIVTHGHAGESDHEFEIVLDSDTDALTIELRDEGRPFNPLTDSPEPDVDSGLDDRPVGGLGIYLVRTMMDELSYRREDNRNILTIVKRKESG encoded by the coding sequence ATGAGCAGAAGACTGTCCCTAAGCCTGCCCACGAAACTCGACCAGCTGGAGCGCATCTACGAAGCGGTGGATGAACTCGGCGAGTCCGAAGAGTGGCCGCCGGGCATGGTCTACCAGGTCAAGCTGGTCCTCGAGGAGCTGGGCGTGAACATCGTTACACACGGCCACGCCGGCGAGTCCGACCACGAATTCGAAATCGTGCTGGATTCGGATACCGACGCGCTGACGATCGAATTGCGGGACGAAGGGCGGCCTTTCAATCCCCTGACCGACTCGCCCGAGCCGGATGTCGACTCCGGACTGGATGATCGGCCCGTGGGCGGCCTCGGCATCTACCTTGTCCGGACCATGATGGATGAACTGAGCTACCGCCGAGAAGACAACCGGAACATACTCACGATCGTAAAACGGAAGGAAAGCGGATGA
- a CDS encoding ABC transporter substrate-binding protein produces MLALCATAFSPALSFENSGANASQVEEPGVTTEPEAATEPEAATEPDAATEPGVTAERILFGQSAAFSGPARELGRNMNLGIEAAFQEANRRGGVHGRLLELITLDDAYEPEAAIANTRKLIEEEGVFALIGAVGTPTSRSAVPITAEAGVPYIAPFTGAIFLRDNTDTGVINLRASYFQETEEIVDRLSRDLGITRIGVMYQNDSFGRVGYRGVRRALERRQLDPVAIGVYPRNTTAIKAGLLDLQQGKPDAVVVIGAYQPVATLIAWARHVGFNPVFATISFVGSNALAGELGPDGRGVLVSQVVPFPAAGNIAIAVQYRRALSAHAPGTTPGFVSFEGYLAGKLTITALEGCGPNVRRSCLTESLNRAGTIDLGGLRLEFGEGDNQGSDAVFLTVIGQDGRYHPIRTLRDVMP; encoded by the coding sequence ATGCTCGCCCTTTGTGCGACGGCGTTCTCTCCCGCTTTATCCTTTGAAAACAGCGGCGCGAACGCCTCCCAGGTCGAAGAACCCGGTGTGACGACCGAGCCCGAAGCGGCGACCGAGCCCGAAGCGGCGACCGAGCCCGATGCGGCGACCGAGCCCGGTGTGACGGCCGAACGCATACTCTTCGGCCAGTCCGCGGCTTTCAGCGGTCCGGCCCGCGAACTCGGGCGGAACATGAACCTCGGGATCGAGGCGGCCTTTCAGGAAGCGAACCGCCGGGGCGGCGTACACGGAAGACTGCTCGAGCTAATCACGCTCGATGACGCCTATGAGCCGGAAGCCGCGATCGCGAATACCCGGAAACTGATCGAGGAGGAAGGGGTTTTCGCGCTGATCGGCGCCGTCGGCACGCCCACCTCCCGTTCGGCCGTTCCCATAACCGCGGAGGCAGGCGTACCCTATATCGCGCCATTCACCGGCGCGATTTTTTTACGAGACAACACCGATACGGGCGTCATAAACCTGCGCGCCTCCTATTTCCAGGAGACCGAGGAAATCGTCGACCGGCTTTCGCGCGACCTCGGAATCACGCGCATCGGCGTGATGTACCAGAACGATTCCTTTGGCCGGGTCGGATACCGCGGCGTTCGGCGCGCGCTGGAACGCCGGCAACTCGATCCCGTGGCGATCGGCGTATATCCCAGGAACACCACCGCGATCAAGGCCGGCCTGCTCGATCTGCAGCAGGGAAAACCGGATGCTGTCGTGGTGATCGGCGCTTATCAACCGGTGGCCACGCTCATTGCGTGGGCGCGGCACGTGGGTTTCAATCCCGTATTCGCAACGATTTCATTCGTAGGGAGCAATGCGCTGGCCGGTGAGCTGGGTCCTGACGGCCGCGGTGTCCTGGTCTCTCAGGTGGTGCCCTTTCCCGCTGCCGGAAACATCGCCATCGCCGTCCAGTATCGCAGAGCGCTCTCCGCGCACGCGCCGGGCACGACCCCCGGGTTCGTTTCCTTCGAAGGATACCTCGCCGGCAAGCTGACCATCACCGCCCTCGAGGGCTGCGGCCCCAACGTAAGGCGTTCCTGCCTCACGGAGAGCCTGAATCGGGCGGGAACGATCGACCTGGGCGGTCTTCGTCTTGAATTCGGCGAAGGGGACAACCAGGGTTCCGACGCGGTCTTCCTCACGGTGATCGGCCAGGACGGCCGTTACCATCCCATCCGTACCCTCCGGGACGTGATGCCATGA
- a CDS encoding HAMP domain-containing protein, with the protein MIKQWLLWLYDKGPSRISGQLYLGIGAAVALTMMTSMVAWFAFNEVGEAQREVNEVAVPEIAAAFGVAQRSGTLAAAAPRLTAAQTPEALESVTASISEERESFAVQLEAIAGYGMEDERFQRISEAGNTLMSNIAMIEESVARRFELQEQGRQLRLELERLQFELTSILVPAIDNQLFYTVTGYRDIDQPVAPREEYLSEEELQRYRHLADLQAEATVSTRILSNVFNLSDADRLEPLLERFESADGGVERSLAGLGATPLRQRLEPVFTQLFELGSGQGKIFEIRGEDLDLIAQQRALIENNRDLSVELVAEVESLVNSAQESTQAATIASTETIQVGRQLLLALNAVSLTGALLIAWLFVGKVLLRRLEFLSEHMRRMAGGDLKQKVELDGRDEVADMAAALEVFRLHSIEAQRLNLVEKLAEELRGKNDELESTLAELQKAQDQIVMREKLAALGELTAGVAHEIQNPLNFVKNFAESSEELLEEMKEELPAAGGTIDEEQDGLIREIGGDLTENLRRIREHGERANRIVRDMLQMGRGSGEKQSTDVNALLEEHARLAYHAARASNADFQLEIHEDFGSDLGEIEIVSQEMARVFLNMVNNACHATNEKREDPDTESGYVPGIWLSTRREEDQIVVRIKDNGKGIPPHVIDKIFNPFFTTKPTDQGTGLGLALSNDIVREHGGSIVVDSDPGQYTEMAIRLPVAAVETAPETPAASPTDPSA; encoded by the coding sequence ATGATCAAGCAGTGGCTGCTGTGGCTGTACGACAAGGGCCCATCCCGTATATCCGGGCAGCTGTATCTGGGCATCGGGGCGGCGGTAGCGCTTACCATGATGACCAGTATGGTGGCGTGGTTCGCCTTCAACGAGGTCGGCGAGGCCCAGCGCGAAGTAAACGAAGTCGCCGTACCCGAGATCGCGGCGGCTTTCGGCGTCGCCCAGCGGAGCGGAACGCTTGCGGCGGCCGCGCCGCGCTTGACGGCTGCTCAAACCCCCGAAGCTCTCGAATCCGTAACCGCGAGCATCTCCGAAGAACGTGAGAGTTTCGCGGTGCAGCTGGAAGCCATCGCCGGCTACGGCATGGAAGACGAACGCTTTCAACGCATCAGTGAGGCCGGCAACACGCTGATGTCGAATATCGCAATGATCGAGGAGTCCGTGGCCAGGCGCTTCGAGCTCCAGGAGCAGGGCCGGCAGCTTCGTCTTGAACTGGAACGGCTGCAATTCGAGCTGACGAGCATTCTGGTCCCGGCGATCGACAACCAGTTGTTCTACACGGTAACGGGATACCGGGATATCGATCAACCGGTAGCGCCCCGCGAGGAATACCTCTCCGAAGAGGAACTGCAACGGTACAGACACCTGGCCGATCTGCAGGCCGAGGCGACTGTCAGTACCCGGATCCTTTCCAACGTCTTCAACCTGTCCGATGCCGATCGACTGGAACCCCTGCTGGAGCGCTTCGAGTCGGCCGATGGCGGCGTGGAGAGAAGCCTCGCCGGCCTGGGCGCGACGCCCCTGCGGCAACGGCTCGAACCGGTATTCACCCAGCTCTTCGAACTGGGCAGCGGCCAGGGCAAGATCTTCGAGATTCGCGGCGAGGACCTGGACCTGATCGCCCAGCAACGGGCCTTGATCGAGAACAACCGGGATCTGTCCGTCGAACTGGTGGCCGAGGTGGAAAGCCTCGTGAATTCGGCGCAGGAAAGTACACAGGCCGCCACGATTGCGTCGACGGAGACGATCCAGGTGGGCAGGCAGCTGCTCCTCGCCCTGAACGCGGTCAGCCTGACCGGCGCCTTGCTGATCGCGTGGCTGTTCGTCGGAAAGGTGCTGCTGCGCCGGCTGGAGTTTCTATCGGAACACATGCGGCGCATGGCGGGGGGTGATCTGAAGCAGAAAGTCGAACTGGACGGCCGCGACGAGGTGGCGGACATGGCTGCCGCGCTGGAAGTCTTCAGGCTTCACTCCATCGAAGCGCAAAGGCTGAACCTCGTGGAGAAACTGGCCGAGGAACTGCGCGGAAAGAACGACGAGCTGGAAAGCACGCTGGCGGAACTCCAGAAGGCGCAGGATCAGATCGTCATGCGGGAGAAACTGGCGGCCCTCGGCGAGCTCACCGCGGGCGTGGCGCACGAGATCCAGAACCCGCTGAACTTCGTCAAGAACTTCGCGGAGTCCTCGGAAGAACTCCTCGAGGAAATGAAGGAAGAACTCCCGGCGGCCGGCGGTACGATCGACGAGGAGCAGGACGGACTGATCCGCGAGATCGGCGGCGACCTTACGGAAAACCTGCGTCGGATCCGGGAGCATGGCGAACGGGCCAACCGGATTGTACGCGATATGCTCCAGATGGGCCGCGGTTCGGGAGAGAAGCAGTCGACCGACGTAAATGCCCTGCTGGAAGAACACGCCCGCCTCGCCTACCACGCCGCACGGGCATCGAACGCGGACTTCCAGCTTGAAATCCACGAAGACTTCGGGTCCGATCTGGGCGAGATCGAGATCGTCTCCCAGGAAATGGCCCGGGTATTCCTGAACATGGTGAACAACGCCTGTCACGCCACCAACGAGAAGCGGGAGGACCCGGACACGGAATCCGGTTACGTCCCCGGAATCTGGTTATCCACCCGCCGCGAGGAAGATCAGATCGTCGTCCGGATAAAGGACAACGGCAAGGGGATACCGCCCCACGTGATCGACAAGATCTTCAACCCCTTCTTCACCACCAAGCCCACAGATCAGGGTACCGGTCTCGGTCTGGCCCTGTCGAACGATATCGTCCGCGAACACGGTGGTTCGATCGTGGTGGATTCTGATCCGGGCCAGTACACCGAAATGGCCATCAGGCTACCTGTGGCCGCGGTCGAGACCGCGCCGGAAACCCCCGCCGCATCCCCTACCGACCCATCAGCCTGA
- a CDS encoding copper-translocating P-type ATPase, protein MSTSTQGTDFGVDTETRVFHVEGMTCSACSARVEKVLSQVPGVAAAHVNLALERATLTVAPGVEGNALSGPVAAAGYRLTVVQDDRHEPEEDPGRSRRDRVAMVVAICVTIPFLLQMLAGLLRNWTGFDGHMPVYAEATLATVLQIGIGARYYRSAFHALRGGGANMDVLVALGTTSAYAYSAYLVYRLGAGAAGQLYFEASVIIITLVLIGKHIESRARRSASRAIRELLAIRPITARVRTADGSERDTPVHALQPGDVVICRPGDRVAADGIVLRGEAEVDEALITGESVPAPKHPADTVIAGSMNINGFLEIEARAVGSDSTLGRVIRLVESAQAAKPAIQRLVDRVSAVFVPAVVGLALITFSAWVLSGAGLESALINAVSVLVIACPCALGLATPTAIVAGAGVAARAGILVRDIESLEQANGLTHVVFDKTGTLTEGRPVIASVTPQTERNEDDLLRVAASLQQGSEHPLATAFLRTAAERDIALADVNGFRSVVAKGVQGEIESEGYLLGNRRLFDECCPGIEPPDAQDSGGFSGGSTLVWLASRNDAGCAFLARFELIDALRPDAALAVEGLRELGVEPLLVSGDAEAVVERIGRQAGIDETYGAATPEEKERIVSRLMESGAKVCMVGDGINDAPALARASVGIAMGSGTDVAMETAAITLMRPDPTLVAGAIDVSRKTIRKIRQNLFWAFIYNVIGLPLAALGFLVPAFAAAMMACSSVSVVLNSLTLRSWRPRTR, encoded by the coding sequence ATGTCGACCTCCACCCAGGGAACGGATTTCGGCGTGGATACCGAAACCCGTGTATTCCACGTCGAGGGCATGACCTGCAGCGCGTGCTCGGCGCGGGTAGAGAAGGTCCTCTCCCAGGTCCCCGGTGTCGCTGCCGCCCACGTAAACCTCGCCCTCGAACGAGCGACACTGACGGTTGCGCCCGGCGTGGAAGGCAACGCGCTGTCCGGCCCCGTGGCCGCCGCGGGGTACCGACTGACCGTCGTTCAGGACGACCGGCACGAGCCCGAAGAGGATCCCGGACGGTCACGTCGGGACCGTGTCGCCATGGTCGTCGCGATCTGCGTGACGATTCCCTTCCTGCTGCAGATGCTGGCCGGGCTGCTGCGGAACTGGACCGGTTTCGACGGGCACATGCCGGTATACGCGGAAGCGACGCTCGCGACTGTGCTGCAGATCGGCATCGGCGCCCGTTACTACCGGAGCGCTTTCCACGCGCTGCGCGGCGGTGGCGCGAACATGGACGTCCTGGTGGCCCTGGGAACCACTTCGGCCTATGCGTACAGCGCCTACCTTGTTTACCGCCTGGGCGCCGGCGCGGCGGGCCAACTCTACTTCGAAGCCTCCGTGATCATCATTACCCTCGTACTCATCGGCAAGCACATCGAAAGCCGGGCGCGCCGCAGCGCGAGCCGGGCGATTCGGGAACTGCTGGCGATCCGGCCAATTACCGCGCGGGTACGCACGGCGGACGGCTCGGAGCGGGATACGCCGGTACATGCCCTGCAGCCCGGCGACGTCGTCATCTGCCGTCCGGGCGACCGGGTGGCTGCGGACGGCATCGTGCTCCGGGGCGAGGCCGAAGTCGACGAAGCGCTCATCACCGGTGAGAGTGTCCCGGCGCCTAAACACCCGGCCGACACCGTGATCGCTGGATCGATGAACATCAACGGCTTCCTGGAGATCGAAGCCCGGGCCGTAGGGAGCGATTCGACGCTGGGTCGTGTGATTCGCCTGGTCGAAAGCGCACAGGCTGCCAAGCCGGCCATCCAGCGTTTGGTGGATCGCGTAAGCGCCGTATTCGTACCGGCAGTCGTCGGCCTGGCCCTGATCACCTTCTCCGCGTGGGTCCTTTCGGGGGCCGGTCTGGAATCCGCGTTGATCAATGCCGTCTCCGTCCTCGTCATCGCCTGTCCCTGCGCGCTGGGTCTGGCGACGCCGACGGCCATCGTGGCCGGTGCGGGCGTGGCAGCCCGGGCGGGCATCCTGGTCAGGGACATCGAATCCCTGGAACAGGCCAATGGCTTGACGCACGTCGTTTTCGACAAGACGGGCACCCTGACCGAAGGCCGTCCCGTCATCGCATCCGTTACGCCCCAGACCGAGCGGAACGAAGACGATCTGCTTCGCGTCGCCGCGTCGCTGCAGCAGGGCAGCGAGCATCCCCTGGCCACCGCGTTTCTGCGCACGGCCGCGGAACGGGACATCGCCCTGGCCGACGTAAACGGATTCAGGAGCGTGGTGGCGAAAGGGGTCCAGGGAGAAATCGAAAGCGAAGGCTACCTGCTTGGAAACCGGAGACTTTTCGATGAGTGCTGTCCGGGTATCGAGCCTCCCGATGCACAGGATAGCGGGGGTTTCAGCGGGGGTTCTACCCTGGTCTGGCTGGCGTCCCGAAACGATGCCGGATGCGCGTTCCTCGCACGTTTCGAACTCATCGACGCGTTGCGGCCCGATGCGGCCTTGGCGGTAGAAGGACTCAGGGAGCTGGGGGTCGAGCCCCTCCTGGTATCCGGAGACGCGGAGGCCGTCGTGGAGCGTATTGGACGGCAGGCCGGCATAGACGAGACCTACGGCGCTGCTACGCCGGAAGAAAAGGAGCGTATCGTAAGCCGTTTGATGGAGAGCGGCGCCAAAGTTTGCATGGTCGGAGACGGAATCAACGACGCGCCCGCCCTCGCACGTGCGTCCGTGGGGATCGCCATGGGCTCCGGTACGGACGTGGCCATGGAAACGGCCGCGATCACGCTGATGAGACCCGATCCAACCCTGGTGGCCGGGGCGATCGACGTGAGCCGGAAGACAATCCGGAAAATCAGGCAGAATCTGTTCTGGGCGTTTATCTACAACGTGATCGGACTGCCCCTAGCGGCGCTTGGTTTCCTCGTCCCGGCATTCGCCGCGGCGATGATGGCGTGCTCCAGCGTCAGCGTAGTCCTGAACTCGTTGACGCTCCGTTCCTGGCGTCCCCGAACCCGGTAG